Part of the Anabrus simplex isolate iqAnaSimp1 chromosome 4, ASM4041472v1, whole genome shotgun sequence genome is shown below.
aaggagatcccaaacaccgattttcaggtctgtaatatcttcagattctgagatataagtagcctcattaaaggcattcaacccctttttcaccccttttcactcctattgcgattttccgaaaacaaaaaatacatgtttctttatttttaatgaagattctaaatgctaatttttacatctgcaaactttaaaagtttggagatatagattcactcattttaaaaattcacccccttttcaccctcccattaattggattttccaaaaacaaaaaaaatacgtatttctttatttttaaaagagatcaaaagtaccaattttcagatctgtaatatcttcagtttctgagatataagtaccggtatcctgattaaaggcattcaacccattttcccccattttcaccctttttcacccctcctattgggattttctgaaaacaaaagaatacgtgtttccttatttttaaagaagattctaaataccaatttttacatctgtaaacttttaaagttttgagatatagatacactcattttaaaatttcaccccccttttcacccccttagcgaatgaatatccaaaaatcctctcttagcgagcacctacatcttaatatgaatatatccccaaaatttcatttctttatgtccagtagttttggctcggcgatgatgaatcagtcagtcagtcagtcagtcagtcaggacaagctactttatatatatagatgataacattgcttttaatcgctatattcctactgacgtttttgtaatgacctatgttgacttcagttaggaaaatcacaaagtcagtctttctgagaatcccgtagtgaagcatgggtatatcagctagtttgaCTATAAAATAGAGGAACAATGCCGCGACAACGCGATCGGAAAAACTGTAGAGGCCAAGACTATGCCAGATttagatgaaaaagaaatgaagaaaagaATTAAAAATCTAAGAACAATGTACCTGACAGATGTATCCGAAGCAGTAAATAAGGAAGCCCGGGCACCAATGTGTTGGGTAATATATTGACAAGGGCACCTCAAAGAGTTGATTGTCATGGTCGTATAGGACACTTATCACATAAAATTCCACTCCAAAATTATGGAAGGTAAAAGTGATACTTCTGATTCCCTAACACTCTAAAATTTCATGTTCTACAAATAagtactaggggctgcctggccgaggaggtaaaggcgtgctcggttcgcccggaaggacgtgggttcgaatccccgtcaggaagtcgtaaaatttaagaaacgagatttccactgccggaggtgaatatggcactgaggttcactcagcctacaccaaaaatgagtaccatgttattcctgggggcaaaggcggccgggcgtagagctaaccactctaccccatcacgtgccgaggttaacaatggtggaagcctttaccttccactcctccaagggccttcatggcctctatggAGGTGTCTTCGTCTTTTGTCTTTTGACAAATAAGTGCTAGAAATATAACACACCACACATAGAATGTCAGAACATCTGCTCGTGCTAATTCTGAGCTCTACAGACTACCTACACTGCTCAAAAAAGAAATTCGGTCACTTTCCTATATGTTCATACCTCCATGATGCGCATACATATTGGAATGAAAACAAACCTTCTTTTTTTCAACAACTAAGAACTGAAATGTAAAGCGTTCCTTAGACACTCAATACACGACGTCACTGCGCAACATGTTATAAAATATGTAGTCCCTGTTAATACACCACAATAGCTACATGGTAATTAAGCGTGTTAAATACAAATATACAACCTGCGTGTATTTTTCTGACAGTGGAAGGACGTTTCTTTTGCTCGCTTCGTAAGGACTGCATGTCGAGCGTTCTTTTAGAAGGGCCGAACACTTTCACTTAACGATGCTTGAGGAGCAAGTTTACCTTGTAATTGATTCCGTTGATACTTATTGAGCCATTCAGCCGGTGTAGCAGAAAGGAATAGTTACTGTACCGTCTGCTTCTTTAGCGAATATTTCAAAATCGCTGTTAATGAATACACGAGCAGATGCAGTCGTTAATGTTGAGTTGTAGTCTGTTCTTTAACAGTTTGAGACACAAAGTGCTCGTAATGGACAAATGAAGAACAGATTTTGCAATTACTCGGATACTAAGTGAGTGTAAAAAGCTAGCACATAAACTTAAAGTACGCTTTCAATTCAACTGCTGTAGCGTGTAAAAGCAGTTTTTACACTGTCTCCCTTACAATCCAGCCACATAAACATTTTATAACGCACCTTTCCTTTCACTTTATTTCCATGATAACATAAATCATGCTGCCAAATTGTATTCATTCTGTTTTGTTCCTTTAACCACTCGTTGACGATTACCTGCCTCAAATCTCATAGTCAAATTTCATGATCTGTGTTctaagtaatcaatcaatcaatcaatcaatcaatcaatcaatcaatcaatcaatcaatcaatcaatcaatcaatcaatcaatcaatcaatcaatcaatcaatcaatcaatcaatcaatcaatcaatcaatcaatcaatcaatcaatcaatcaatcaatcaatcaatcaatcaatcaatcaaacttgTTATTTTACATGACTGCTGATGTCTGATCACAGCCACGGAACCTCTagctttacgtggaatccgaaccacagaagCGTGACTTTACATTTCAAAATGTATTGGCTGGAATTCGAACCGCCACCATCTTGCTCAGAAGGCAGTGACAATTCCACTCGGATATCATGCCCTTCGTTCTCTATTCAGTTCGTCTGATTCATTGGCtcattggtcagcgttgaggccttcggttcaaggggtaacgggttcgattcccggctgtgtcagggattttaattgcctctgattaatatTTCTtgccgggggactgggtgtttatgtttgtctcaacactttcctcttcatatccagacaaccactacagaaacacgcaatagtgattacatccctccatgtagggttgagtctggaagggcattcggccgtaaaacagggccaaatccacgtgtgctacacctttcgcacccgcgacctcacagatgtgggaaaagcagtagaaaaagaagttCTGTATTCAATTCGAATGGCTGGCACTGCTTCCACGTACTTTGGTCTAGCTcctccatttcatcttcattacccgACTTCTCTTTGTTAACTATTATTCACTTTGAATTTCAACAGATTTGAAAGGCTTACGTGCCTTTCATGGTCGCTCGCTTTTTAAGCTATTCTTCTCACTCTTCTAGCGATCTCCTATGGTTATAGCCCATTTCCAGAGATAATGGATTATTCCCTTCAATTACTAGTTATATTTTCCTATAGAGAGAAAGAGAGGACGTTATGGAGGGACTGTGGTGGTGTGGtggttttgttttaagaggaagtacaatcgtTCAGCCACTTTTGACATTAACTGGAGAAAAATATGGACGAGGTCCGGCTCTACGcagaatgagggtatcgggaagAGAAGTGTAGTGCCACGAGAGCCGTGAAAATTAACGTCAGCCAAGGCCTCGCAAATTTAATACCGCCGGGACCCGAAGAGAACAGGAATTGACACACCGTCCACAGTGAGACATTACCATAGCCACTGTCACGAGTCAAATCATCAGAAAATTCAGTAATATTCAGTCATTTGAAGGACACCTATTgtgtacttaatatagtggtactactcgcaagtaaaggcgacccatggtgttccccgcgtgatggtagtaatcaaagtagtttcatggttctaatacaatcatcccttggtcgcctcttttagtcgcctcttacgacaagaaggggataccgtgggtgtattcttcgtctgcgtctcacacccacagggggtagagagagagagagagagagaaggaaaaagtagggatccgtcactttgaaaatgaagtaacggacgaaagaaggcaagggccacaaagggcgtgaaaatgaaggactcactAAGCCtcgctcgaatgctctaataccgtttggggtcggaaaagagcaagagttgaccaagggaggtcggacatgatagataaaagtgaggagcctggcacaagcaagtggaagcaatgccagaactcagctaagggccccgtggtcgccaaaccacaaagttgagagcccttgggctccttttagtcgcctcttacgacaggcagaggataccgcgggtgtattcttcagcTGAGTCCCCCACCACAGGGAatttttacatccttacttcaagccttaaggggggagacccagcttaacaaaggaaaaaaaaaaaaaaaaaaggttaatattcattcgattgttaaatacgCTACAATTGTTGTttacaattgctgcacatatcccagtattggtatACTTCCTGGCAACCACaaacaacttcaataatgtcagaatgttaacaattttaatattttaaaataagatattcaaaatttcccgccttttgaacagtatatcactgtttcccttataaattccaagtttataagaattttcgtacttttccttttttaaagtgtgtatcaaaactgcAGCTACAAAATGAACTTCAATcgttaacatagactgtgatttggatttgttgtcgcgtttttattccgagcaccagaaaatattaatagctttttaaataaaaatgttatataaaatcgaatttaaatcctattgatctgaatgaggtacagattgtagtacaacattgtgggaggaaactctgaaaaaaatcataattatccgtgaatcagtgagagttatgaaggaaaccgtgatatattgttaaaaaggcgggaaattttgaacattcttattttaaaatgttataattagaaattTGACATTATTgatgcttctgattgctcttaagcatgccaatcctgggatatgtgcagcatttgtcaacaacgtttgaagcatatataacaatcaaataaatattggcctattttccccgtgttgagctaggtccccccctccccccttaaaaaccctcataatcatgtacagagatctgtatcctttatttacaatccatttatgtaaataccccaacgaagatctttccttatattaacatttaGTTTCTTACTGtgatccgcaaaaggaattttcatATAAACCTAGATGATGACCTGAATTGTTGTTCAAAGTTATGTTATATTACCTTTCTTCAAgttaagtgtccggctccatggttaaatggttagcgtgctggcctttggtcacagaggccccgggttcgattcccggcaggatcgggaattttaacaatcatttgttaatatcgctggcacgggggctgggtgtatgtgtcgtcttcatcatcatttcatcctcatcacggcgcgcaggtcgcctacggggctcaagtcaaaagacctgcatctggcgagccgaacttgtcctcggacactcccggcactaaaagtcatgcgccatttttttttttcaagttaagTTTATATACCGTAAGTTATAGGCTATAAACCGTTATTGTTTAGGATAACAGAAAGTAGCTACGTTAACATTTTGTGAATATTATATTCGTGTTATAATTATGTACATcaccgatcatcatcatcatcatcaattccttaTCTTTATTACTATAATACTGTACTGTTTAATGGCTGTAAGATATTTTATTTGTAGTCTATTATATTACCGGTACCGCATTGTAAATTTGTATTTACTGGTTTGATGGAAGAGAGGGCTTCATAGCCTCAATCTTCCCAGACAGAACAaatctattttattctattctaagTATGCTACCGTCCCCAACTACAGGGGGGGGGGGATTTAAAGtcggtttttgttgttgttgttgttgttgttgttatgtggtgctagtgattattgttttgaaaggaagCACAAGTAGGaatccatcctctgttaacacaaaTGATAAGAAAAGATGGAAGAGACCGAGCGAGttcgactcattggttgaatggtcagcgttgaggccttcggttcagaggaacctgggttcgattcccgatcaggtctgtgattttaatcgcgtctgattaattcttctcgcccggagactaggtgtttgtctttgttgcaacactttcctcttcatattcactcaacacacaacactactaaccaccacagaaacacgcaatagtaattacatagctccacatagggttggcgccaggaagggcatccggccgtaaaacagggcctaatccacatttgcgacacagttcgcacccgcgccccacaggtgtgggaaaagcggtggatgaagaagaagaagaagaagaagaagaagaagaggtcgaagagaccgagagagttggccgtgtggtttgagtcgcgcagctgtgagcttgtattcgggagataattggtggaatcccactgtcggcagccctgaatatggctttccgtggttcctcgttttcacacctggcaaatgcgcgggctgtgccttagttaaggccctgccagctttcttcccattcctagccctttcctatccttttgtcgccataagacccacctgcgtcggtgtgacgtaaaacaaaatgtagAAAATGAAAGATTGAAGAGGTTCGACCCTTCAGAGGAAGGGTACCGAAAGAACGTGGCAGACTCTACTAGGTACTGTTATGTTTCGATACCTGAAACGTCGCTCGTATATTCGAATTTGAAAAGATAAACAAGATGAAATTTTTCATcgttgtatttattaatttacatttTCATTTCCCACACATTTTCGGCaattaacaaaattttattgaTCAGTGGTGAATGATATGATGACTAAGAGGTACATGATTTACATTATCGTTTGATTCGTCTTTTGTTTTTAGGAGAGGCCAGCACTGCATTCGAAGGTTTGTGACGCTCCCATTCTCCCTGCAGATGTACTTCGTTCGTTTAAAATTTAGTTTCCTCACACATACGTTCTATACAGGCCTTTATCCGCGTATTAGTTCTTGGATTTGTATATTTCTTTTGCGAATTATGCCAAATTCGTAATTTTCAGTAATAAAATATTTCATACTTTTGATATTAGTCACATTTTAATTTACTATTTTCTAATAGATCtcgttgaaaaaatcaaataaagcCTCACTGGCCTTTACACATCTACACGTCTCTATACACCGCGCTGTAGGCTAAGTGACTTCCGAATGTCAAAAACATACCTTAATTTAGCAGCCATCTTTTGACGACGTCATTCGTATTTAGCTAGCAAGTGCACTCATCCTCTTGTAAAACAATTTATAAATCATTCCTGCTTTATGTAATGCTTTTTGAGCTATAGTATTTTGAAATTTTTATGAAAAGCATTTCATTGACTTTCACCACAGATCTTGTAAATAAAGAGAACAGAGGAACTTAACTAGATTGTCGTCGTTTACGATCGAGTTTATTAACATATATTTTGTTTCTTCGCACAGATTCGCGCCATGTTTTTCCCATTTATTTCCGCGACATGTTCACATTTTGGAGTCGAAATACTtccttcatgtccgcctctgtggtgtagtggttagtgtgattagctgccaccccccagaggcccgggttcgattcccggctctgccacgaaatttgaaaagtggtactgaaccattctgttcatgggagcaatggtattaatttgagtattggatattggaataatactaggccacccacgaagccgatgtcttacagtatatgtcataaaggggtccagaagaagcgttcttatgtgaagtgagcgcgagcgtcattatgagaaatctccagaacccattagaaggagttatgtccaaagcgaagcctcttgatgaagcttggggacgcgttccagttcccggctaaacttattctaggagggaagaatgaaataaattaatatctttggctacagaagagttgcattggatttgagacaagaattgcaacctgtattatatctgctttattttgataggcattagggctgcattaattaatgcattcgctaagtggcgctcatgataattaatgcgggaaaattttcccgggcacgctaagattgcacgcagccaagtggcttgatgacgccacccggaattataaattaaggccaccagggcatatcagagtcattcttggaacgagaggctgcaggaacgaatcgtcatacggcgtgttggtccTGAGAACAaagctttgtcttcaagctacaacgactacctgtactgctatttccgcaaagatgtaagtaatcaacttgaatattcagatgaattgaagattttacctgtgagattatgctatggggagatgaggtactgcttataagagactaatgaactaggagcttcatatttctgtgaggtcaaagtatgacggacgaaatgctaatattaatattggctcaggttaggaattctaaaactatatgttgtccgtgtgatagggtgagagaacagtgacggagagtagtaaagaaactcttgtgtaccaggttaaaactctgaacgagacttggtcagtgtaacgtgtgagacacgctagttgtgaagacaggcatcaagtttggacagtctgtaatatatgaatttattttcagttaccccagcatcaagtcagaacgagtgtttgacagcatcattccaaagaagccacaaccaggagctgaagccaacacaacaacgggcatcgagccaggaacattgggagcacctgaccagcacaacatcgaagaggacaccttccgactacagagggagctgtacgaagacgccacaccagcaagaatgtctccaaatggtcaacagtatctgatgcaagcccggcagtctatcagaatgtggtagatccagtggtccacagggatggccgctccgctatgtcttctattttaaggtcagagctttccaattctgtttcaagcatgtcatttaaatttagataggaatatgggggccgtcagtcagcatatttgtgttaataggagagtttcccttgtaatatagagctaggcctcaaactcgaaccccgtactttaaggtagatgttatttgtagagtccttgttaacgaatttatagttcattttgattgcgttattttgaagtacatgtttgtgtaagggtctgatcgaactcagttgggcataggaggttagtctacagataggtacttttattagatcacattcaggcatttgtttctgcagacgtagaagtgcataattatgaccaagtcgtgaccagtaattcacccagattcattgatagagcgagcgagtccaggtattaagagatgtgagcccataagaggcaaaagtaagatttgcagtcggcctgagagagcccaaccattgagagtttattgaatatattttggaaatgccaagtatggcaatgtgacgatcgtttaatgattagtgttttgtagcaccaggatttagcccatgagaggcataagtaagatgagcgagattgctgaagtatggagacaagggcagatagcccaggtatatttaaatgagggctttaacagctgactacgtgaagtgttctttgaaaggcaagactttagcctgtcttcccgtttgagctcgtaaattagggaactgccgcaaatggaggggtgagaatggaggtcattgagcttgacgtcacaggcgggtgtgttggtcgtctgcagtatttcaagtatgccagaaggggaagaaacaaCCTTCTTgttttgagagcagagagagatttgttttatgtcctatttgtttacgtaagattttaacactggcccattttatactgacacccttgtatgtgttgattggatctttgatattgtttgcataggtatcttggacaccttacctgtcataggactagggttcgtgaccgtgtcaggtcattgtaaattttgtggtgattttgtttgcaccgagGTTCGACAGCGCGAGGCATGGTAaaattttaagggaatcattgtttttgtgtcattaagcggatatccatctttctaaacttcgtgacttacactatggttacatgcttgttgcagattcacgtgtttttgtgaaggcagtgaaatgatagtcatcggctcagcgtcatttttccatctcatattgaaatgatcttttatttgtaaataattcaattttatgtaataaatccctatttgttaaacttggaatgcagcggtgttttctgttagatattttattttaaatttttatttagtcgaattcttacctgaggaggcacatgtcctagtgttttatctttatgttgccccattatacccatgttatcctgagaagagcgctctaccggctgattgaagaggacagtgttcaggtaagactatgtgcaccagctcacgtctgtgagagttcgttcactactgtactctgggttcgagaccggccttcgcctggacggaacttaatagtgcagtagggcacagtacgagggctggaacggggtccactcagtctcgggaggtcaactgagtagagggggttcgattccctcctcagccatcctggaagtggttttccgtggtttcccacttctcctacaggcaaatgccgggatggtacctaacttaaggccacggccgcttccttccctcttccttctctatcccttccaaacttcccatccctcccacaaggcccctgttcaacatagcaggtggggccgccttcgatagtactggtcattctccccggctgtatcccccgaccgaaggtctcacgctccaggacactgcctttgaggcactagaggtgggatccctcgctgagtccgagggaaaaaccgactctggagggtaagcagattaaggcccggttgtataaagacatctgactggagatcaattaagaacttagttctgaaaatgaactgagattacgacttcatcgcgttgtataaaactgaactcggtttacacatgtgtagttcaaatgtaatcggagttcaaaaaattggacaTGGCAAcgccgcaaaacaaatgaaatacgaaatagctcggcccgttgaataatacttaaatagtgggattgacctggccgtgactgtcaacaaatgaaatacgaaattgccgtgactgtcgaagaaggagaagaagataatattgtaatctcgcgaagtaaacatggaaggaacttcacacagaaagaaaagggcgatctggtggatattgtactatcaaggtacaaacatgtaatagaaaataaaagaacctatatggtgacatcaaagttgaaagagaaagccgttgacttgtcaatgttaaagagctctccaacaaccatttgaaaacttactgtagcataaaacctaagagttgttaggaacatacacatgggtgacaggggataatttatttgactaggtttttgtagtgtgtcccttaactttagttccagtcgttccataacatttttcgataaacgaaatcttattttgaacatttcacacaatttaataatcggattccgtctgtgccgaaagacgcgaggagctcgttgtaaaatcaactcttcttcatcagacgaaaagtcggaataatctgacatccctgctaaagaaaatatatatgctttgttttgtaaacttgaaacataatagaaaactaagtaacaacatgttggtatagatgtaggctattgtttatatgatattcacataacctcacttctgaaaaaatcgagcgatctttagcaatattatttaactactagcattcaatatatttataacgcacctcgatattattaaggtacagtattcttacgcatatacgatacagggaaacacttctcaagtcttcaggtctagttcaatgtttaatatgaatgataatgatctaagttcaaggagattaaccgacgaatattcggcagtcaaatctgaacttagatcaagacgagatgatcttaggttagcgtttatacaacggaaaatcgaagttcaacttgactggcagccatttttcctctttgaactcagatcaaaagttttatacaaccgagcctaagaagaagtagaagaaggagtTAACTGCTTCGTTTGTCCCTCAGCTAGTACCGCCAGCCGTAACgtgcttcaggcagtatgcatgtgTAAGGTGTATAAAAACGTTCAACGTAAAAGAAGTGGACGTTTCTCACTGAAAAATATTGTAATGTCAGCAGAACCCTAAGTCGTTCAGCATTAAATACTGtctgagctacaaacatcaaattttcttgttttgtttttgaaataggacattattttcACATCATATGTAActtatatttgtttttgttttttgctagttgctttacgtcgcaccgacacagataggtcttatggcgacgatggggcaggaaacggctaggagtgggaaggaagcgcccgtggccttaattaatgtacagccccagcatttgcctggtgtgaaaatgggaaaccacggaaaaccattttcagggctgccga
Proteins encoded:
- the LOC137500489 gene encoding uncharacterized protein yields the protein MNSCTNEAVKRTGIDNRYQVTGTHDTSAVRDPKQQTMDTSHAVTVIRPPGHIRVILGTRGCRNESSYGVLVLRTKLCLQATTTTCTAISAKIYPSIKSERVFDSIIPKKPQPGAEANTTTGIEPGTLGAPDQHNIEEDTFRLQRELYEDATPARMSPNGQQYLMQARQSIRMW